Sequence from the Pedobacter sp. D749 genome:
AACCTGGTTAATTAAGGGCGATGTAAAGATACTGGCAAAAAAAGTTGGATATATTGAAGGGGCAGGAGACCTGATTCCCGAGTTTTTAAGACAGGCGGGTTTACAGGTTGATGTACTGACAGAAGCGGATATCCTAAGCCCTGCAAAACTGGCTACTTACGATGCTGTGGTAACAGGTGTAAGGGTGATCAATACCGAAAAAAGAATTAAAAACTGGCAAACTGCTTTGCGTAGTTATGTAGAAAATGGCGGAACCATTGTAATGCAGTACAATACCACACAGGACATGGCCTTACAGGATTTCGGGATTTATCCATTCTCGATTAGTGGCAAAAGGGTCACCGAAGAAAATGCAGAGGTTAAATTCCTGAATCCTAGCCATAAACTCTTAAATTATCCGAATAAAATCACTGCCGAGGATTTTAAAGGCTGGGTGCAGGAGCGTGGAGCTTATTTCCCTGATCAATGGGATGCCAAATACGAACCGCTTTTCGAAATGAACGATACCGGTGAAGAACCGCTTCAAGGATCTACCTTGTATGCAAAATATGGCAAGGGAAATTTCATTTATACGCCTCTGGCATTTTTCAGGCAATTGCCCGCCGGAAATGTTGGCGCAGCCAGGTTGTTCTTTAATTTTTTATCGGCCGGGAAGTGATGAAAAATCAACTTAAAAACTGGAATACCTGGTATATCCTTTTGGCACTTGCGCTGGTATTTCAGATTGTATTTTATTACCTGTTTACTAAATTCTGGGCATGAGTAATATCGATTGGGCTGTACTGATATTTACTTTACTTGCTGTGGTAACCTATGGCGTTTTTATTGGTCGCGGGCAGAAAAGCAATGCATCCTATTTAAAGGCCGATAATAAAATGCCATGGTACATTGTGCTATTAGGGATTATGGCTACACAGGCCAGTGCCATTACTTTTTTATCAGCACCCGGGCAAGCTTATACCGATGGGATGCGCTTCGTGCAATATTATTTTGGACTGCCGCTGGCGATGATTGTAATCTGCATTACTTTCATCCCGATTTTTCAAAGGTTAAATGTATATACCGCCTACGAATATCTGGAAAACCGTTTTGATAAAAAGACAAGGGTTTTAACTTCATTGCTATTTTTGTTCTCGCGTGGATTATCAACCGGTATTAGTATTTATGCACCAAGTATTATCCTCTCGAGCGTTTTAAACTGGAATATTTACCTAACCAATATCCTCACCGGAGGCATTTTATTGATTTATACTTATGTAGGTGGCGCAAAAGCAATTGCACATACACAAAAACTACAGTTTTTAATTATCCTGGGTACCATGGCCTTCGCCGGATACCTTTTGGTGCAGCATATGCCTGATGGAATCGGATTTAAAGATGCGCTTTACCTGGCCGGAAAATCGGGTAAGTTGAATGTAATTACCACCGATTTCGACTGGAAGGATAAATACAATATCTGGAGTGGTTTAATAGGAGGTTTTTTTCTTGCACTTTCTTACTTCGGCACAGATCAGAGCCAGGTTGGAAGATACATTACCGCGAAGGACAATACCAACGCAAAAATGGGATTACTGTTGAATGGACTGGTTAAAATACCGATGCAGTTTGCTATCCTCTTAATCGGTGCGTTATTATTTGCTTTCTTCTCATTAAAGCCGGCACCGATTTATTTCAATGAGCGTTCCTACCAGTATTTAAAAGAAACTCAGCCTCAGCAAGCTGCAGCTTTCGAGAAAGAACACGATGCGTTAGCGCAGAAATTTAACCAGCAATCAAAAAATATTCTTGAAGAAAAGGAAAAGCAATCACCATCGCTAAATTCTTCGATAGAAAATTTTAAATCGACGCAAAAACAGGTGAAAGAACTGCACGGCAGGGTAGAAGAAGCCATCAACAAATCGAATTATAATGCAGAGAAAACCGATACCAATTATATCTTTTTATACTTTGTAAAGAATACCCTTCCGGTTGGAATGATCGGCCTGCTTTTCGCAGTCATCTTTTTGGCCAGTTGGGGCTCTATTTCGGCTGCGTTAAATTCGCTGGCTGCCTGTTCCTTAAAAGATATACACCTCATTTTTGTTAAAAAAGAAGTAGACGACGAAACCGAACTGAAATATAGCCGTTTGCATACATTAGCCTGGGGCATTTTTTCAATAGCTGTTGCCATGTTTGCTACACAAATGGGTTCGCTAATCGAAGCCGTTAATGTACTGGGTTCACTTTTCTACGGGCCAATTCTTGGTATTTTTTTAGTGGCATTTTATTTTAAAAAGATAAACGGGCCTATTGTATTTATTTCGGCGATCTTGTCCGAAATTGCCGTTGTCGCTGTCTATGAGTTTGATATTGTTTCATTCCTTTGGCTCAATGTAATCGGCGCAGCAGCAGTAATTGCTTTTTCACTGCTAGGCTTGTTGTTTCGCAAACCGAAGATGGCTGTAAGCGAATAATGTTTTTGGTCCCGTCTAACTGATTGTCGAGTTTTCGAAGAGGTATAAAACACTTTAATATATTCATAAATTTTTAGGGATGCTACGGGCAAAGCCTTGTCCTGAGATATTTTTATCGTCATTATGGTATCAATTTATTTAGGATTATTGTTTTATCGTGTTAAAGCCATAAATTCGTAAAATCAAAAACAACAAAAACAGATAAATATAATTCTATGAAAACGATGATTAAATCAATCGCGTTGCTATTTACAGCAATTACCGTTTCTGTAAGTGCAATGGCACAAGATGCACAGCCTAAGCCAAGTCCTGCGGCAACTGCAACAGGAAAAGTTAAAGGTGCAACCATTACCATTAACTACAGCAGTCCGGCAGTAAAAGGGCGTAAAATCTGGGGCGGTTTAGAAGCCTTTGATAAAGTATGGCGCGCAGGTGCAAACGAGGCTACTACTTTCGAAACCGATAAAGATATCGTGGTAGAAGGTAAACCTTTGGCGGCAGGAAAATACAGCTTCTTTTTAATCCCTAAAGAAAGTGGAACCTGGACAGCTATTTTTAACAAAGAACCAAAACAATGGGGTGCTTATAAATACGAAGAAGCTAAAGATGCTTTGCGTGTTGATGTTAAAACCAAAGCCTTAAAAGCTACACAAGAGCGTTTGGTTTATAAAATTACCAAAAGCGGATTCTCTTTAGAATGGGATAAAATTTCTGTTCCGGTTACTATTAAATAGTAAGATAAAATTATTTTATAGCCGTCCCAGTTTAAAAATTGGGACTGCTTTTTTATGCGTTATTTTTTTGGAAATGACCGTGCAGTAATTCTTGGTAGTTTGCAGTCCCGCCATTCGCTATAGCTCCGATAGAAAAAATCGGAGGCTGTCGCTGTTGTCGGGTTTAGAAACAAAGGTTTTTGCACCCTGCAACCCAGCAAATGAAATGCTGCTATAGCCACCTAGCCCCGGTTGAAGCGTTTACCCTGCAGCAACGAGGTACGAGGCAGCGAAGCGTAAAAGCAAAAAACGGGAAGCAAACTTTTTATGCTGTACAGGCCTTGCGCTCCAAAAATAAAAAACCATATTTTGTTAAAGCTTTTTTTTAATGTTAGTCGGGATTTGCAATCCCGTCTTAAGCGCTTAGGATTTATAATCCTGACAAACAGTTAAAACTTGTGGAATTAACATGAGAGGTCGGGATTACAAATCCAGACCAACACTTCTGTAAAGAACCTAACACATAATATCAACTTCATGTTAAAATGTTATTTTAGGCCGATTTAAAACCACACATTATAATGAAGTTCCCTATTAAACTACTGACTTTATTACCGCTTCTTTCATTAAACGTTTTAGCACAACAAAAATCACAGATGTTTTCTGTTAAAACGGCAAAGCCTGTAGATCAGGTAAACGTGTTTTTAGGATCTTCTGCCGATCATGGGCAGATGTCGCCGGCTGCATCGGCTCCTTTTAGCATGTTGAGCATTGGTCCGCAGACTTATCCCAAAACACATACCGGTTACGAATATCTCGCTAAGAAATTTGAAGGTTTTACCCACAACCGTTTCGAAGGCGTGGGTTGCCAGGGCTCGGGTGGTAATATTTTCATCAAACCATTTTTAGGTAACGATCCGGCACAATCAGAGTTGATTAAGATTTCTGAAAAAGCCAGTCCGGGGTACTATGAAGTTGGTTTTGAAAATAAAATTAAAGCCAGTTTTACCGTATTGGGCAAGGCTGGAAAGCATGCCTACCAATTTCCGAAAGGACCCAAAGGTTTTTATCTAGATTTAGGTTATGCTTTTAATGGTGCTTTTGTAGCCGAATCGCACGAGGTAAATGGTAATACAGTGAGCGGATGGATTACCTCGAAAACAACTTGTGGAGCAGGTAAGTATAAGTTGTTTTATTATATGGAAATCGGCGATAATGTATCGTGGAAAGTAATAGATGATCATAAAATGATGGCCATGCTCAAAGGAGAACTGACCTCCGTGGGAATCAACGTTGCACTTTCGTCGGTAAGTGTCGAGGCTGCAAAAGCGTCTCTCAATAAAAATCCGTTCAATGCTGTAAAAGAACAAAGCAAAGCCGATTGGAATACAAATCTTTCTAAAATTGCTGTAAATGGCGACCTGGAAAGTGCAAGGTTATTCTACTCACTTTTATATCGTACCATGCAGTCGCCTTATGTGATTTCTGAGGCAGACGGAACCTACCGCAATACAAAAGGCGAAATTCAGAAAGATAAAGAAATTCGCTACAATGGCTGGGCCATCTGGGATAATTACCGAACGCAATTACCTTTGCTTTCGTTAATTGAACAAGAACGTTATACTGGAATGATCACTTCAATTGCCGATCTGTATAACTCAGGTAAAAAAGATTATGCTAGTCAGAATGAACCCTCAAATACGGTACGCTCTGAACATGCTATAGTGGTTTTGCTCGACGCCTATCGAAAAGGTTATCCAGTAGATTTTAATAAGATTGCTGATTCGCTGGTGAAAGAAGTAAATGGGCTGGATTATAAATCGCCGGATAAGGCTTTAGAATCGTGTTACGATAAATGGGCCTTAGCAGAAATCTTTAAGATTTTGCAGCATAAAGAAAAATCTAATTTTTATCTCAATAAAGCTCTTGAATACAAGAAATATTGGAATAAGGACTTTAAAGACATGACTAAAAATGATGTTGACCGCATGCAGGCCCGTGGTTTATACCAAGGCACCATTTGGCAATACCGATGGTTTGTACCTTATGATTTTAAAGGATTGATTGAGCTGGACGGGGGAGAGAAATCTTATCTGGCAAAACTGGATGAATTTTTTGCCCGCGATTTATACAACCATGCCAATGAACCCGATTTGCAGGTACCATTGATGTATAATATAACCAGGTCTGGTTATAAATCACAGTATTGGATGCATCAATTGGCAGCTGATACGGTAATCCAGAATTATTTTAACGATAACAGCCGCGGAATTGGTAGTTATATCGGTAAAATTTACAGAAACCAGCCACATGCTTATTTGCGTACGATGGACGATGATGCTGGTGCGATGAGTGCCTGGTATGTGTTTGCAGCAAGTGGTTTTTCTCCTGCCTGCGTAGGCTGGCCGATTTATTATTTAAATGTACCTTTATTTCCATCGTTAAGTTATAACCTGCCAAAAGGGAAAACTTTTACCATCGAAACGGAAAATTTTGGTTCAAAGAATAAATATATAAAGGAAGTTTTTCTTAACGGAAAGCCTTTTAAAAAGAATTTTATCACACAAGAGGATATCAATGCAGGGGGAGTGCTGAAAATCATTGCTTCGGCCGCTCCGGTTAAAATTTCGGATACGGAAAACTGGATTTCGGATCTTGAAAAATAATTTAAAAAATTAACACAAAGCGACAAACTAATTCTACATATCTCTGTTGTTAATAGTATAAATTCAAGATCATGGCACCTTTAAAATTAAGCGAAGAACAAAATGCAACACTAGGCAACAAAAGCACCTTAGAACAAGTTAATGAACAGCCTTTAGAACTTCATCCCGAAGCGTATAAAGTAAAAGGCCCATCCCCTGACAAGATGAAGACGGTATCGTCATCATTAAGGAACTATGCTCACGGTTTGTACGGATTGTTGTAAAAAACGCCTCCCAAAAATCTCATCATACCAGATTATATAAAGCAGCCAGGATTTTAAATCCTGGCTGCTTTTTTATTGAATTTGAAAGAAGTCAAGTTTTTAAAACTTGACTTCTTGGATATATTGAATCCTGTAGCAACTATTCGATTTGATGATTGCAGATGTAGAAGTATTTGCTTTGAATTTGATGCTGTTTAGCAAAATTGTCTTTACCACCAAAAAAATCTAATACCTCTTCTCTTTTCAGTATTGTCTTTTTCTCGGATAAAATCGTTTGATAGGACGACCATTTGTAATGCTCAAATTCTGTACAAATGCCATGCTTAAATACATTTGCATGAATATAAATAACCAATTGATTTAAATGTACTTCATCAATAATTCTCACTCTTCGAAAAGGGTTGACAAATAAAGATCCAGACCTATCATTCTTCTTATTAAATGCCATAGCATAAGCAATGAAGAAATCTTTCATCTGAAATTCAACAGCTTCGCTATAACAAATTTCATTAGCCAAATATTTTTTCTGATGTGTTTTAATGAATCCTTACTCAAAGATTTTAAATACGATTTAAGTTCATCTGAACTTGTATTTTTTATCAAAAAATGTGAGTGATTATCCAATAAGATATAAGCATACGTGTTTAAATAACCTGTAGAATACTGTGTATATTTTAGCAGAAAATATAACCTATTACCATCATCTTGAAATAATTTTGAGCCGCTAACGGATTTGCATATAATCTGCATGAATTCATTTTCAATAAAATCTTCAATGTATTTTTCATTAATTGGTATAAATGAATTTATCGAAATTTTTTTTAGAGCATCAAATTTTTATTAATTGAATTTGAAAGAAGTCAAGTTTTTAAAACTTGACTTCTTTGGATACAATTCCTACCTTACCCTTATGAAACAAAGCGCCGGAATATTGCTCTTCAGAAGAAAAGATCAGCAGGTAGAATTTTTCCTGGTTCACCCTGGCGGACCGTTCTTTGCCAAAAAAGATCTTGGCTTTTGGACAGTACCCAAAGGAGAATTAAATGAGGGTGAAGAAGCTTTAACGGCTGCCGTCCGCGAATTTAAAGAAGAAACTGGTCAGAGTTTAGCCGGCGACTTCATCGAACTAACGCCTATTGTGCAAAAGGGAGGTAAAAAAGTATTGTGCTGGGCAGTAGAAGGAGAACTTGATCCCTCAACAATTGTCAGCAATACCTTCGAAATAGAATGGCCGCCCCGATCGGGTAAAAGGCAAAGTTTTGCTGAAATAGATAAAGCCCAGTGGTTTGCCTATTCCGATGCAGCTAAATACATTAATGAAAAGCAGATCGCTTTGCTCGATGAATTAAAATCCAGGTTAAGCTGTTAATTCAAAATGTGAAATTTCCTTTTCGGCACCGTTAATGATTATCGAAATCTGGTGGTCGCCCAGATGAAATCTACGTGTGGTAATCAGCACAAATTTTTGTTTTCGGATGATATTTATGGTTGCACCTGCAGGATAAATTCTTTCTGAAATTTTATACACTTTTTTGGTGTTCTGCCCATTTTTTTTTTTGTAGTAAATAGCGTATTCCAGTCTCACTTTTTGCTCAGTTGGATTTTCATTGAGAATAGAAAATGAAAATTCCAGGCTTTCGCCGATTTTGATCTGAGGCGTTAAGATTTTGAAATCTTTTAATAAAATTCCTGCATCATCTAAACCATAATGTTTAAGGATATCGGCATGGCCTTGTTTAAGTAAGGTACGGCTACCATGTTTAATAATGGCATCTGTTTCGACACCCAAACCCGACCAGTTTTTCGCAATGTTTAACACAACCTGGGGATGATCTTTTGCAATATCATTTAAGCTATTGGCAACACTCCGTCTTACATATTCTGATGGATCTGTTTTAAGATTTTCCAGTATGGGTAAAATGGAGGTCGGGTCTTTTTTTAGAAAGGGGATTCCCATAGCCCAGGGTAATCGCGGACGGCTGCCTTCGCTGGCTAATCTTCTCACTTTATGGCTTTCGTGCAGCGACCATTGCTGCATTCTTAAGATCATCTGATTTTCGTACTTTAATATAAAAGGACGCACCGCAAACTCACAGCTTACAAACTGGGTTACAAACTCAAGTGCCTCAACTGAGTTTTCAAAATCGTCTATACCATAAGTTTCGATATAATCCGGCAGGAACATATAGGCCAGGCCATCCTCCCCGATTCCCTGGATCCTTAATTGTGTAATTGTTTTTTTGATCAGCTCAATACTTTGTGGATAATCTTCGGGTAAAAAACCATGTAAAACCTTCGAGGTATGTTTCATCCGCTCTTTAAGCTCCTTTGATTCAAATTCAGGAATAAAAACCGCTTTGATAAAATTTTCCTTATCAAATTTTGGAATGCTAACCGCTAAGGCATTGCTTAAACGATCATAAAAAGCAGGAGAGTATAAGTCTTTCAGTGGGCTGGCCATATTTGCGAATTGCTTTTGTGCTATCAAATTTTATTTGCGGCCAATTTACTAACTTTATTAGTATTATAATGCTGCAAACTCGAAATAAATCATTTCGCAGTAGTATTTTTACCAACTGCTAAATAATTTCAGCTTTTTCTTTACCACATTTGTTTATCATAAAAACAACGATATGAACACAACAAAAATAGGTTGGATTGGCTTGGGTAATATGGGGATCCCAATGGCGGAGCAATTGATAAAAGCTGATTATGCAGTTACCGTTTATAACAGGAGTAAAGATAAAGAAACTGCTTTGAAAGAAATGGGTGCATTGATTGCCGAAACGCCCAAAGAGTTGATTGCAACTACTGATGTAGTAATCATTATGGTATCTGATGATGCTGCAATTGAGCAGATTTTTAATGGACCGGAAGGCCTTTCTAGCGCAGAAATTTCAGGTAAAATCGTGATTAATATGAGTACCGTTTCTCCTGCTATTTCAAAAGAAATGAACACACTGTGTAAAGAAAAAGGAGCACAATATTTAGATGCACCGGTTTCAGGAAGTGTAAAACAGGCAGAAACAGGGCAACTGGTGATTATGGTAGGTGGCGATGAAACTGCTTTCGAACAGGTAAAACCCATGCTCGAAAAAATGGGTAAAATGGCAGTGCGCCTGGGCGATACAGGTGCAGGTAATGTGGCTAAACTGGCCATTAATTCATTACTGGCTTTATATACCCAAGGTTTGGCTGAAACCGTAGTATTTGCCAATCAGCAAGGAATTGAAACTGAAGACCTGCTTAATCTGCTCAACAATGGCGCTATAGCCAATATCTTCACCAAAATTAAAGGCGATGCCATTATAGCCGATAACTATAAGCCTGCTTTTGCCCTTAAACATATTGTAAAAGATTTAACCCTGGCCAAAGCAATCGGACTTGATTCACCTTTGGCCAAGACCGCATTAAAGACTTTTGAGGAAGCAACCGCCAAATATGGAGAGGAAGATTTGATTGCCGTGATTAAGCAGGTTAAAGGGTAGAAAAGTTTTATAAATTTTGTCATCCTGAGCCTTTTGAAAGACAATTTTTTTGTTTTCGACAATTAAAGGTTTTCGACAGGCTCAGACTGACAACACTTCTGCTTAAATTAATGATATTATTCTTGGTTGGTGTCACACCGACAGAAATAGATAGTTTATATGTAGTAAAAGCTATTTACTCGTTATTAGCATTAGGAAATGAATGGTTTATTGTTCTTGGAGGAGGTCAGCCCCGCTTTCGCTTATAGTCCTCGCTGCGCTCCGGGCTATCCGCTCCAATCGGGTTTAGAAACCAGGGTTTGTGCACCATACAACCCAACAGATGAAATGCTGCTGTGGCCACCTAGCCCCGGTTGCAGAGTTACCCTGCAGCAACGAGGAACGAGGCAGCGAAGCGTAAAAGCGTAAAACGGGAAGAAACTTGATTTTTTGTACCTGTCTTGCGCTCCAAATAATAATATATTTCTTTTTAGAAAGAAAAACCTTAATATCTCATTAATTCGTTTTTATTTAAAGTGCTTTAAATGAGTTTTTTTATAAAAAAATATAAAAAAAACAACCTAATATTTGTATCGTACGAAAAATATCGTACCTTTAAAATATGAAAAATAATCAAACTGAAAATAACCTGCCTGAACCTACCAAAGCTGAATTAGAAATTCTTCAGGTATTATGGGAATTCGGTCCATCTACAGTTCGGTTTGTAAACGATAAATTGAACGAACAACGGGAGGTAAATTATACCTCAACATTAAAGCAAATGCAGATCTTAACCGAAAAAGGGATATTAAAACGTGATGAAAGCCAAATGAAACACATTTATATTCCTGTTGAGGCTGAGGAGAAGACTAAAGTTCAGTTGCTAGACCGTTTCATAAATACATTGTACAAAGGCTCTGCATCGCAGTTAATGATGCAGCTTTTGGGGAATGAGAAAACATCAAAAAAGGAAATCGAAGAGATTAAGCGGCTATTGGATGGCATGGACTAATTAACCAGAACAGATGCTAAAGAACCACAATAATGGAATTTAAATTAATCAACCTTTTGCCCGAAAACTGGCTTCATGCCCTTGGCGCTACCTTGTTCCACTCTTTGTGGCTTGGTGTAATTTTAGCTTTGCTGGCCGGTTTGGTCATGTTTACTACCCGTAAGGCAAGTGCTACATGGCGTTATAACCTGCTTACAGTATGTTTAGCTTTATTTGTTATTGCAATAGCTATCACTTTTTATCAGGAGCTTAAACAACCGGTTAACCATGGGCAGTCGCAGACTGTTCATCAAATCGGAATTAACATGCCAAAGGCAATTGGAGATCAACAAGCGGTTACAAATGTACAGCAAGATATGTATTCTGGGCTGAACAGGATCCTTTCTTTATGGAATGCTTACGCCTATCAGATTGTATTGGTGTGGTTCCTGATTATTTGTGGAAAAAGTATCCAGTTAATGGTTGGTTTAAATGGTGTACACCACCTGCGTAATCATAAAACCTACGCTGCGGGTAAAAAATGGGATGAAAAATTAAATGAACTATCTCAAAAACTGGGTTTAACCGAACAGGTTAAGGTGATGCAATCGGGTATTGCCCAGGTACCTATGGTAGTGGGACATTTTAAGCCTTTAATCCTTATCCCTTTGGGTTTGCTCAATGGTTTATCAAATGCGGAAGTAGAAGCCATCCTCTCTCATGAACTGGCACACATCAAGCGCAAAGATTACCTGGTAAACCTACTGCAGAGCTTTATTGAGATTGTATTCTTCTTTAACCCGGCGGTACTTTGGGTATCGCAATTAATAAAAACAGAGCGCGAGCATTGCTGCGATGATTTGGCCATCGCCTGTGTAAACGATCGCAAAAACTACGTTCAGGCCCTTATTGTGTGCCAGGAATTTAAGCAGCGTGCACCTGCTTATGCCATGGCCATGAGCGGGAATAAAGGTAGCCTGCTGCACAGAGCAAGCAGGATGTTATTCAATACCAATTCAACTTTAAACAAAATGGAAAAGACAATATTAACCATCGCCCTGGTATCGGTAGTGGTTTGCAGTGCCGCCTTTAAAAGCGTTGGCCATGCAAAAACAGTTACCAGAAAAGAAATAAGCACTTCAACTGTAGCTTTGCAGGATACGACCAGGAAAAAAGCCAGGCCTGCTGAAGGAAAATCTGCAGATCAACTGGAAAAGGAAATCAGTGCAAAAATGGACAGCCAGCTGAAAAAGCTGAATGAAAAGCAACAACAAACGAAAGAAGATATAAAGGCAATACAAGCAGATGAAAAAGCCAGATTAGATGATGAAAAAGCTAGACAAGCGGATGAAAGAGCAAGGCTGGACGATGTAAAACAGGCCCAGGAAGACGCTAAGCAAGCTGTTATTGATGCGAAGCAAGCCGAACTGGACCGTAAGCAGGCTATTGCCGATGCTAAAATGGCCGAAAATGATTCGAAACAAGCCATTGCTGATGCTAAACAAGCTGCCGAAGATGCAAAAGAAAATAAAAAGTGGGCACAGGATGATAAAGAGGGTAGAGGAAAGCGTGTGCCACGAGCACCACGTCCGCCTAGAGCACCAAAAGCGCCCCACGCTGTACCGCCAGTACCATCGGTACCTCCAGTTCCGCCAACTCCATCTGTACCCCCAACACCCCCCGTATACAACCAAAACACAAATACCAGAACCAGTTCACAACGTACCGTTACCTCAAAAACCGTAACCAATGGTGACGGACATGATTATACCAACGATATCAATCGGGAATTGATGAAAGACGGCATCATCAGCAGCACCAATAAACTATCATACAAACTCAATAAAGATGAGCTGATTGTAAACGGTGTGAAACAAAATACCGACATTCAGAAAAAATACAAAAAGAGGTTTTTGAAAAATGACAGTCACTCGCTGATGTATAATTTCCTGATCGAAAATAATAAAAACTAAATTCTAAAAGCGCTAATCCAATCCCATCATCATGAAATTTACACTCATGGCTTTTTTAGCCGTATGGATGAATATTGCCCTAACCTTTGCTCAAGCCCAAACCCCTCCATCCAGAATTTATGGACGTGTATTGGATGCTGAAGGAAAAAATATCGACTTTGCTACTGTAGCCTTGCTAAAAGATTCGGTATTGTTCAAAACCACTTTTACTGAAAAGGATGGACTGTTCAGTTTTGATCAACTGGCTTATGGGAAATATCTGATTAAAATATCAGTAGTTGGTGCACCGATTTATAAAACTGATACATTGGTTTTGGATGCGAATCATCAGGTTGTAGCCTTGCAGGATATTAAAATGGTTACGGGTGCCAATAATTTAAAGGAGGTCAATATCTCGGGGCAAAAGGCCTTTGTTGAACGGAAGATCGACCGCACTGTTGTTAATGTTGATGCTTTGATTTCAAATGCAGGCACAACTGCGCTGGATGTACTAAGCAAATCGCCTGGTGTAAATGTGGATCAGAACGGGGTAATTTCGCTTAAAGGGAAAAACGGGGTGGCCATCTTTATTGATGATAAACCAACTTACCTTTCGGGTGCCGATCTGGAGAATTATTTGCGTTCTTTGCCTTCCTCATCGCTTGATCAGATTGAACTGATGACGAATCCGCCTGCCAAATATGATGCTGCAGGGAATGGAGGGGTAATTAATATCAAAACCAAGAAAACTAAAACTGCCGGGTTTAATGGAGGAATTAATCTGAGCTTGAATCAGGGTGAGTTAAGTCGCTCTAACAATAGTTTCAACTTTAATTACCGTAAGGATAAGATTAACGTTTTTGGTAACCTGAGCTACAATTTA
This genomic interval carries:
- a CDS encoding BlaI/MecI/CopY family transcriptional regulator — protein: MKNNQTENNLPEPTKAELEILQVLWEFGPSTVRFVNDKLNEQREVNYTSTLKQMQILTEKGILKRDESQMKHIYIPVEAEEKTKVQLLDRFINTLYKGSASQLMMQLLGNEKTSKKEIEEIKRLLDGMD
- a CDS encoding M56 family metallopeptidase, whose protein sequence is MEFKLINLLPENWLHALGATLFHSLWLGVILALLAGLVMFTTRKASATWRYNLLTVCLALFVIAIAITFYQELKQPVNHGQSQTVHQIGINMPKAIGDQQAVTNVQQDMYSGLNRILSLWNAYAYQIVLVWFLIICGKSIQLMVGLNGVHHLRNHKTYAAGKKWDEKLNELSQKLGLTEQVKVMQSGIAQVPMVVGHFKPLILIPLGLLNGLSNAEVEAILSHELAHIKRKDYLVNLLQSFIEIVFFFNPAVLWVSQLIKTEREHCCDDLAIACVNDRKNYVQALIVCQEFKQRAPAYAMAMSGNKGSLLHRASRMLFNTNSTLNKMEKTILTIALVSVVVCSAAFKSVGHAKTVTRKEISTSTVALQDTTRKKARPAEGKSADQLEKEISAKMDSQLKKLNEKQQQTKEDIKAIQADEKARLDDEKARQADERARLDDVKQAQEDAKQAVIDAKQAELDRKQAIADAKMAENDSKQAIADAKQAAEDAKENKKWAQDDKEGRGKRVPRAPRPPRAPKAPHAVPPVPSVPPVPPTPSVPPTPPVYNQNTNTRTSSQRTVTSKTVTNGDGHDYTNDINRELMKDGIISSTNKLSYKLNKDELIVNGVKQNTDIQKKYKKRFLKNDSHSLMYNFLIENNKN